A section of the Phaseolus vulgaris cultivar G19833 chromosome 8, P. vulgaris v2.0, whole genome shotgun sequence genome encodes:
- the LOC137826566 gene encoding phenolic glucoside malonyltransferase 1-like: MHVVQVFSVAPTLESEELPTQTSVPLTFFDILWLRSPPTQRILFYQFSNRTPPFFLTLLPKLIHSLSFALGHFFPLAGHLTWPLHSQNPIINYKTGDTVSLTVAESDADFNYLAASNLWETEKMHHLLPHLTITHEQATLLALQVTQFPNSGFSIGITSHRAALDGKTLTSFINSWAYLCRESQEPPCLPPELCPFYERILVKDPNQIGGKFINDWLLQGGSNNRSLMVLDEQSPEHATGGLFQLTGSDIEKLKHFVVSKQKNNTNLHLSTFVLSLAYAWVCRVRAEEMENKRVMLILTLDCRGCLEPPLPPTYFGNCVGLRLASAEKRDLLGEDGLIVAVEALSEALESVKKDGVVNGAENWSSWLLDCVGGEADVKTIGVAGSPNFEAYSSDFGWGGPKKVETVSVEKTAVFSLSDSNNGEGIEIGFVSKKTTMETFASLFAKGLQS, translated from the coding sequence ATGCATGTGGTACAAGTTTTCAGTGTAGCACCAACTTTGGAATCAGAAGAATTACCGACTCAAACATCGGTTCCCCTCACCTTCTTTGACATACTATGGTTAAGGTCACCTCCTACTCAACGCATCCTCTTCTACCAATTCTCTAACCGAACCCCACCCTTCTTCCTTACCCTTCTTCCCAAACTCATACACTCTCTTTCTTTTGCACTTGGCCACTTTTTTCCTCTTGCAGGCCACCTCACTTGGCCCCTTCACTCCCAAAACCCCATCATCAATTACAAAACGGGTGACACCGTTTCTCTCACAGTAGCTGAATCTGATGCTGATTTCAACTATCTAGCTGCCTCAAATCTTTGGGAAACTGAAAAAATGCACCATCTTTTACCTCACTTGACCATAACACATGAACAAGCTACGCTTTTAGCCTTGCAAGTCACTCAATTTCCAAACTCTGGATTTTCCATTGGAATAACCTCACACCGTGCTGCTCTTGATGGCAAGACTTTAACATCGTTTATCAACTCCTGGGCATATCTTTGTAGAGAATCACAAGAACCCCCTTGTTTGCCACCTGAACTATGTCCTTTCTATGAAAGGATATTAGTAAAAGACCCCAACCAAATAGGGGGGAAATTCATCAATGATTGGTTATTGCAGGGAGGATCCAACAACAGAAGCCTCATGGTTTTGGATGAGCAGTCTCCGGAACATGCAACTGGAGGCTTATTTCAATTGACTGGTTCAGATATTGAAAAGCTGAAGCATTTTGTTGTGTCTAAGCAGAAAAACAACACCAACCTTCACTTGTCAACCTTTGTGCTGTCTCTAGCCTATGCATGGGTTTGCAGGGTGAGAGCCGAGGAAATGGAAAACAAGAGAGTTATGTTGATTCTGACTTTGGATTGCAGAGGTTGTTTGGAGCCACCTCTTCCTCCAACCTATTTTGGGAACTGTGTTGGGTTAAGACTTGCAAGTGCTGAAAAAAGAGATTTGTTGGGAGAGGATGGACTAATTGTGGCTGTGGAAGCACTAAGTGAAGCTTTGGAAAGTGTGAAGAAGGATGGTGTTGTGAATGGAGCTGAAAATTGGTCATCATGGTTGCTTGACTGTGTGGGAGGTGAAGCTGATGTGAAGACGATTGGAGTTGCAGGATCACCGAATTTTGAGGCTTACAGTAGTGACTTTGGTTGGGGAGGACCAAAGAAGGTGGAGACAGTGTCTGTTGAGAAAACTGCAGTGTTTAGTCTTTCAGATAGCAACAATGGAGAAGGAATTGAGATAGGTTTTGTGTCCAAGAAAACAACAATGGAGACCTTTGCTTCTCTCTTTGCTAAAGGCCTTCAATCTTGA
- the LOC137825640 gene encoding protein LONGIFOLIA 1-like — MSGKALKSLKDENPDLQKQIGCITGFFQLFDRHRFLTGQRSATYIQHRPTSGDSSYGIKELNGAMLKTKAKNLKSGREKQQFSTESSITSLSSSSCSSSMSSLEFNRTIQMQSSSRNQTRIPENTKSKVAKKQLDTSRQQSHFHHIVKDSMHKEAQGLSVKTVAEGEKKSHTNTLKLIDSPRPLRSHKSMNAGVSVASEPFHTIAKSKKTTWDSPRLSYDETFKSATKHKEFPRLSLDSRQGSNRGSNEGNKSRNLLKGQQKGYAKNSSTMINQLQEPETSKRSSSVVAKLMGLEALPERTRTCGSPIGTSSCSSTSDEDKHRQKFTLPQFRKADSTTNEKPYSRFALESTPWGQPDGIQISQTSKSCESDIKASKTSLTVYGEIEKRVAELEFKKSGKDLRALKHILEAMQRREDSLDIARDQTSNSPSDSRNSTNSNESSNLHSPRVRQKNLSSVTVEMSNSTRGSKLPIVIMKPAKVTRKVNSPSSTELSVHGKSGLSKCSPSNPTNGRLVDKHCAKGISPTKNIKDPFGQPVRPSHKNTRTSKLMQSLKVSEDSTGECTTNSGYTTVTGSPRLQKKFGLERCSQPTSPSSDSCINRREHNRQHVELSSPSTTPRHEFSSLQQINERFSEISSNWRDFKHRVNVIPDFEDKSSLARHSEIEVIRIDQTGKIISSSIQLSCMNQNNAFEEMRKAETMVTAEQPSPVSVLDAAFYRDDPPSPVKKKPDISKYLGEAQSTDDDSEENSVDILQDIDWIEEKFIFNTTKHPDHKYITEILLASGLLSGHSSSQIFHSPGQLINPKLFYALEQVKTKRHFIEDNAKKVARFKKSEQMQRKLIFDVVNDILVQKLILVSSSALGCQPNGFAGTTPKWQQLLDELCTEIEQLQPKNGVSLGGEDENLKHQHAIWSNCCTEIPNIVLDIERLIFKDLITEVVRGEVASHSGTHCRQLVFLK; from the exons ATGTCTGGAAAGGCTTTGAAATCCTTGAAGGATGAAAACCCAGATTTGCAGAAGCAAATTGGGTGCATAACAGGATTTTTTCAGCTCTTTGACCGCCACCGTTTCCTCACAGGCCAACGCTCTGCCACCTACATTCAGCACAGGCCTACTTCAG GTGATAGCAGCTATGGAATTAAAGAGCTCAATGGTGCAATGCTGAAAACTAAG GCAAAGAATCTGAAGAGTGGTAGAGAAAAGCAACAATTCTCCACAGAATCATCCATAACTTCTTTGTCTTCATCCTCTTGTTCATCTAGCATGTCATCCCTTGAGTTTAACAGAACAATTCAGATGCAATCATCATCAAGAAATCAAACAAGAATCCCTGAAAACACAAAATCAAAAGTAGCAAAGAAGCAACTTGATACCTCGCGCCAACAATCCCATTTCCATCATATTGTCAAAGACTCAATGCATAAAGAAGCTCAAGGATTGTCTGTGAAAACTGTGGCTGAAGGGGAAAAGAAGAGTCATACTAATACCCTGAAACTCATAGACTCTCCCCGGCCTTTGCGGTCACACAAATCTATGAATGCTGGAGTTTCAGTTGCAAGCGAACCGTTCCATACTATTGCCAAGTCCAAGAAAACAACTTGGGACTCACCACGGCTCTCTTATGATGAAACATTCAAATCTGCCACAAAGCATAAGGAATTCCCAAGGCTTTCCTTGGACAGCAGACAAGGCTCCAACAGAGGTTCCAATGAAGGAAACAAGTCTCGCAACCTGTTGAAGGGTCAACAGAAAGGTTATGCAAAGAACTCTAGCACAATGATTAACCAGCTGCAAGAGCCAGAAACTTCCAAAAGATCTTCCAGTGTTGTAGCAAAGTTGATGGGACTTGAGGCACTCCCGGAGCGTACACGAACTTGTGGGAGTCCAATTGGAACTTCTAGTTGCTCTAGCACAAGTGATGAAGATAAGCACCGCCAAAAATTCACCTTGCCACAGTTTAGAAAGGCTGACTCAACCACAAATGAGAAGCCATATTCACGATTTGCATTAGAATCAACTCCTTGGGGACAACCTGATGGAATCCAAATTTCTCAAACTTCCAAGAGTTGTGAATCTGATATAAAAGCCTCAAAGACCTCTCTCACGGTATATGGGGAAATTGAGAAAAGGGTGGCAGAACTTGAGTTCAAAAAGTCTGGAAAGGATCTCAGAGCCCTTAAACATATTCTTGAAGCAATGCAGAGACGTGAAGATTCGTTAGACATTGCTAGAGATCAGACTTCGAATTCTCCATCTGACAGTAGGAATAGTACTAATTCCAATGAAAGCTCGAACTTACATAGCCCACGAGTACGACAGAAAAACCTTTCATCTGTCACGGTTGAGATGTCAAATTCTACACGGGGTAGTAAATTGCCAATTGTCATCATGAAACCTGCGAAAGTTACTAGAAAAGTCAATAGTCCTTCTTCTACAGAATTATCAGTTCATGGTAAATCTGGTCTCAGCAAGTGTTCCCCTAGTAATCCAACAAATGGAAGATTGGTTGACAAGCATTGTGCTAAAGGCATAAGTCCAACAAAAAATATCAAGGATCCTTTTGGCCAACCGGTTCGTCCATCACACAAAAACACGAGAACTTCAAAACTGATGCAATCCTTGAAAGTTTCTGAGGACAGCACTGGAGAATGCACCACCAATTCTGGTTATACAACTGTGACTGGGAGCCCCAGATTACAAAAGAAGTTTGGTCTGGAGAGGTGTTCACAACCAACTAGTCCATCATCAGATTCCTGCATTAACAGAAGAGAGCACAATAGGCAACATGTGGAATTGTCTTCTCCAAGTACAACACCAAGACATGAGTTCTCCAGTTTGCAGCAGATAAATGAACGTTTCAGCGAGATCAGTAGTAATTGGAGGGATTTTAAGCACCGTGTTAATGTAATTCCGGACTTCGAAGACAAAAGCAGCTTGGCCCGTCATAGTGAGATTGAAGTCATACGAATTGATCAAACTGGAAAGATCATTAGCTCCTCCATCCAGCTGAGTTGCATGAATCAAAAT AATGCATTTGAAGAGATGAGGAAGGCTGAGACAATGGTTACTGCGGAACAACCAAGTCCCGTGTCTGTTCTTGATGCTGCTTTCTATAGAGATGACCCACCATCTCCAGTGAAAAAGAAACCAGACATCTCAAAATATTTAG GTGAAGCTCAAAGCACTGATGATGATAGTGAAGAGAATTCAGTGGATATACTTCAAGATATTGACTGGATTGAAGAGAAATTCATCTTCAATACCACTAAGCATCCTGACCATAAGTATATAACAGAAATACTGTTAGCATCAGGTCTGCTCAGTGGCCACAGCTCTAGCCAAATATTTCATTCGCCAGGTCAGTTGATTAATCCAAAGTTGTTCTATGCACTTGAACAAGTGAAGACAAAGAGACATTTCATTGAAGATAATGCCAAGAAGGTTGCCAGGTTTAAAAAGTCTGAGCAGATGCAAAGAAAACTCATATTTGATGTTGTCAACGACATTTTAGTTCAAAAGCTGATATTAGTTAGTTCTTCTGCATTGGGGTGCCAACCAAATGGGTTCGCAGGCACAACACCAAAATGGCAGCAGCTTTTGGATGAGCTGTGCACAGAAATTGAACAGTTGCAACCTAAAAATGGTGTCAGTTTAGGTGGTGAGGATGAGAATTTGAAGCATCAGCATGCAATTTGGAGTAACTGCTGCACTGAGATACCAAATATTGTGTTGGATATTGAACGTTTGATCTTTAAAGATTTGATAACGGAGGTAGTGAGAGGTGAAGTAGCAAGCCATTCTGGTACACATTGCAGGCAACTAGTGTTTTTGAAGTAG
- the LOC137824511 gene encoding transcription initiation factor TFIID subunit 8-like codes for MSNGGGKTGRQLEQPGTWRRRKVGGGDDFARAIAKIAVAQVCESEGFQAFQQSALDALSDVVVRYILNVGKSAHCHANLSGRTESNAFDVIQGLEDMGSVQGFAGASEVDHCLESSGVIREIFHFVNEGEPVVFAHPIPRFPVVKERVLNPSFLQKGEEPPGDHIPAWLPAFPDPQNSSQSPVVNGRGTEPRAVKFEQERENGKGEWPVLNLKQQMVSNLFEKSALVDVADTKAKRVAAEGNPFLAAPLKIEDKEIASVPPPAKFFNDVVLDNPVVENFVQSEPISALETFAPAIEAMKNTCCDSKEDQTKKFVNEKPTVRFKIGIKNKLLGRSIGFIPQTEEHNKTLPWFAMEDEKDDMKRRAEKILRESLENPDQLVQL; via the coding sequence ATGAGCAATGGCGGTGGGAAGACTGGAAGACAGCTTGAGCAGCCCGGCACATGGAGGAGGAGGAAAGTGGGTGGTGGTGACGACTTTGCCAGGGCAATTGCGAAGATTGCGGTAGCGCAGGTGTGCGAAAGCGAGGGGTTTCAGGCTTTTCAGCAGTCGGCTCTGGACGCGTTGTCTGACGTTGTGGTTCGGTACATTTTGAACGTTGGGAAATCGGCGCATTGCCATGCTAATCTTTCAGGGAGAACTGAAAGCAATGCTTTTGATGTCATTCAAGGGTTGGAAGATATGGGATCAGTGCAGGGGTTTGCAGGTGCTTCTGAGGTGGATCATTGCCTTGAAAGTTCAGGTGTTATTAGGgaaatttttcattttgttaacGAGGGTGAACCGGTTGTGTTTGCACATCCCATTCCTCGGTTTCCAGTTGTGAAGGAACGGGTGCTTAACCCTAGCTTTTTGCAAAAAGGAGAAGAACCTCCTGGCGATCATATTCCTGCTTGGTTGCCTGCCTTCCCTGATCCGCAAAATTCTTCACAGTCACCAGTGGTGAATGGAAGAGGTACAGAACCTCGTGCAGTAAAATTTGAGCAAGAAAGAGAAAACGGCAAGGGGGAGTGGCCTGTGTTGAATTTGAAGCAGCAGATGGTCTCAAATTTGTTTGAAAAGTCTGCCTTGGTTGACGTTGCAGACACTAAGGCAAAAAGAGTAGCAGCAGAAGGTAACCCATTCCTTGCTGCTCCTTTGAAAATTGAGGACAAGGAAATTGCTTCTGTTCCCCCTCCAGCCAAGTTTTTTAATGATGTAGTTCTTGATAATCCTGTTGTGGAAAATTTCGTTCAAAGTGAACCAATTTCAGCATTGGAGACATTTGCTCCCGCAATTGAAGCAATGAAAAACACATGCTGTGATTCTAAGGAAGACCAGACAAAAAAATTTGTGAATGAGAAGCCTACTGTGCGTTTTAAGATTGggattaaaaacaaattattaggAAGGTCCATTGGTTTTATCCCTCAAACAGAGGAGCATAACAAGACGTTGCCATGGTTTGCGATGGAAGATGAGAAGGATGACATGAAAAGGAGGGCTGAGAAAATTCTGAGGGAATCCTTGGAAAACCCAGATCAGCTTGTTCAGTTGTAA